TGGATGAGTTGCGTTTGTTGGTACGAGAGCGATTGCAACAAATGACCCAAGCAGTGATTCGTTCAATTGTCGGTAGAGCCTCCATCCTTGAGGCATTATCTGTAGCCGGTCTTTAAGGAATTGGTATAATACCATTGAGCAGAATTTGGCAAAATGGCACAAACTCAAAGAAAACCTGTATATGTACAACCAGAACACCATGAAATTTTAAGGCGCATTGCCTATGAGGAACGCTGCAATCTGTCGGATGTATTAGACGTAGTGCTAGAACAAGCCGATTGAAAAAAAGTTGCTAGGGAAGCTAGCCAGAAACCCACTCAGCGTGCAATGGAAAGAACAAGTCAATAAAAGAGTGCAAAACTAGCACCGCTGATAGCGCATTCCTGGTAGTTGAGTCACTAATCCTGCGAGTTCTAGCTGCAGTAGCGCACTCGAAACGTTACTTGCGGAGTAACCTGTTTGCTGCACAATCGAGTCAAAGGGCATTGCTTCAGTTGCGATCGCCTGCAAAACTTTTTCCAACTCTGGTGCTAATTCAGGTGCGGCGACAGTTGGCGTTGCATCGATTTGCGGTATTGTGCCTAACATTTCTAGTAACTGCTCTTCGCTTAAAATCACTTCAGCACCTTTACGCAATAGTTCCAAACAACCAAGCGATCGCGGATTATCTAAAGATCCTGGTAACACATAAACATCACGACAAAATTCATTCGCAAAATGTGCGGTAATTAATGCACCCGAACGTATTGGCGCTTCTAGCACAAGTACCGCCCGCGTCAAACCTGCAATAATGCGATTGCGACGTGGAAAATGCGCGCGCTCTGGTGGTGTCTTCGCGGGATACTCGCTGACAACTAATCCTTGATTGAGAATTTGCTGGTAAAGATCCTGATTGCGTGCTGGATAGACAACATCGACACCAGTACCGAGTACCGCGATTGTTCTTCCACCGGCGGCTAAACAGCCGTGATGCGCTTCGGTATCAATTCCATCCGCTAAACCTGAAACGACGGTAAACCCATTTTTTGCTAAAGTCGCGCTAATTTTGCGCGTCCAACGCTTGCCATAGTCTGAAGGATTGCGCGTACCAACAATACTCACGAGTGGTTTGTATCCAAGATTTTCTTGGAGATCGACGGCACCACGATAGTAGAGTACTGGTGGTGGGCTAGGAATTTCTAACAGCAAGCGAGGATAATCGGTGTCTACAGGTGTCCAGAAATGCTGATTCTGTTTTTGGTGTTCGCATAGAACCTGTTCGGGTTGTAACTGCGATCGCGCTACTCTGACTGCGGCGATCGTCTGAACGCCAAATCCTTCAACTTGCTGCAACTCATTTTCTGGCGCTTGCCATGCTGCGGCTAAAGTTCCAAAATGTTGTTGCAATCGCTGCAATAAAACTGGACCAATGCCGGTAATTTGCGACCAAGTAAGCCAGTAAGCACGTTCCGCTAGCAATCTTTGTTCCTCAAGGATAGAGACTGGAAATAAATTGGGGTTTTTACGAAGAAAGGCAGAAATCTTGTATGTTCTAGAAAATAACTTCTCCCATTGCTTTTATGGTTTAAAGCCCTGAAATACATTTACGAACGCAAAATATAGCAATCAAAGGGAAAGTTAGGACATTCTAAAAGCTCAGAAATCTTGCCCTGGCTAACTTTTAGCCCTAACCTCTGCTATG
This region of Chroococcidiopsis sp. TS-821 genomic DNA includes:
- the dprA gene encoding DNA-processing protein DprA, coding for MLAERAYWLTWSQITGIGPVLLQRLQQHFGTLAAAWQAPENELQQVEGFGVQTIAAVRVARSQLQPEQVLCEHQKQNQHFWTPVDTDYPRLLLEIPSPPPVLYYRGAVDLQENLGYKPLVSIVGTRNPSDYGKRWTRKISATLAKNGFTVVSGLADGIDTEAHHGCLAAGGRTIAVLGTGVDVVYPARNQDLYQQILNQGLVVSEYPAKTPPERAHFPRRNRIIAGLTRAVLVLEAPIRSGALITAHFANEFCRDVYVLPGSLDNPRSLGCLELLRKGAEVILSEEQLLEMLGTIPQIDATPTVAAPELAPELEKVLQAIATEAMPFDSIVQQTGYSASNVSSALLQLELAGLVTQLPGMRYQRC